A window of Calditrichota bacterium genomic DNA:
GTTCTTGCTGTGTCATGCTGAACGAAGTGAAGCATCTCGTCTGCAAGAGACCCTTCGCTTCGTTCAGGGTGACTAAGATTGGCTGCACAAATCTATATTGACATTTGACCTTGTCTGACCAGACCATCGATTCCTCCCGCGCTCCCGAGCCGGTCGGAGCCTATCCCCATGCCCGCCGGGTCGGCAATCTGCTCTTTCTCTCCGGTATCGGACCGCGAAAGCGCGGCTTTAGGGATATCCCCGGCGTTACGCTTGATAGCGAAGGGCGGATCGTCGCCTATGACATCGAAGCGCAATGTCGTTCGACCTTCGACAACGTGCGCATGGTACTCGAAGCCGCCGGCGCCGGGTGGGAAGACCTTGTCGATGTAACGGTCTTTCTGACCAATATGAAAGCCGACTTTGCGACCTTCAACCGCATTTATGCCGAGTATTTCGAGGCGGTCAGGCCAACCCGGACGACGGTCGAGGTTGGAGCCTTGCCAACACCCATTGCTGTCGAATTGAAGTGCATTGCGGTGGTGAAAGACCGATGATGATGCGATTTTGGATAATGATCGGGTGCATTATCTTTGCACGGTACAAATGTGTTTTGACATTTTGTAGGGGCCGAAGACGCCCACCAAGCGTCTTCGTGCCCGAAATTACGGGGCAGAATCGCCTAACGACGATTCGCCCCTACTCCGGAATAACCTACCCTCTCACGGACACATTATGCCCTTTCACGCTATAAACTTCCGTCGGTGGATCGACGAGCACCGGCACCTTCTGAAGCCGCCGGTTGGGAACCAGACGGTCTATACCGGCACCGAGAACTTCATTGTGATGGTGGTCGGCGGGCCCAACGCCCGCAGCGACTATCATTACAATGAGACTGAGGAGTTCTTTTACCAGATCGAAGGCGACATCGTCCTGAAGTTGATCGAGGACGGCAAGCCGGTCGAAGTGCCGCTCCGCGAAGGCGACATCTTCCTCCTGCCGCCCAAGATCCCTCATTCACCGCAGCGTCCGGCGGGGACGGTGGGACTGGTGATGGAGGTGAAACGTTCGCCAGGTATGAAGGACGGCATCATCTGGTTTTGCGACCACTGTCAGGCAAAGGTCTATGAAGAGGTATTCGAGATGACCGACATCGTCGGGCAATTGAAAGGGATCATGGAGCGGTTCTACGCTTCGGAGAAACTGCGCACCTGTAAAGCCTGCGGCCGTGTCCAGCCGATACCGGGTCGTTAGTGGCATCGTCCCAGCCCTTCACCGCCGACATCCATACCCATATCCTGCCTGCCGACCTCCCCGACATAGGAGTCAGGCATGGTCTGGAAGGATTCATCCGACTTGAACATAGCGGCCCCGGCTGCGCGCGAATGATGCAGGGTAGCCGGGTCTTTCGGGAGTTGAAGGCGAACAGTTGGGACCCGGAAGTCCGGATCGCCGAGTGCGACCGGGCCGGCGTCGATCTGCAAGTCCTCTCGACCATACCGGTGCTCTTCAGTTATGGTGCGCCGGCCCTTGCGGCGCTCGATCTGGCGCGACACTTGAACGATCACCTCGCAAGCGTCGTAGCCCGCTACCCCGACCGGTTCGTCGGACTCGGCACGGTGCCGCTTCAAGAGCCCGATCTGGCAATCGCCGAGATGGAGCGTTGCATTCGCGACCTTGGACTGGTGGGGATCGAGATTGGGAGCCATGTCAACGGCTGGAACCTCTCGGCACCGGAACTGTTCCCCTTCTTTGCGGCAGCCGAACGGCTCTCGGCGGCGCTTTTCGTCCACCCGTGGGATATGATGGGTCGGGAGCGCATGCCTGACTACTGGCTGCCGTGGCTGGTCGGGATGCCGGCCGAAGCGTCGCTCGCCATTTGTTCGCTCATCTTCGGCGGGGTGCTGGAGCGCCTGCCACGCCTGCGAGTTGCGGTCGCGCACGGGGGAGGCGCGTTTCCGTTCACCTTCGGTCGCATCGAGCGGGGTTGGGCGGTCCGTCCCGACCTGGTTGCAGTTGACAATCCGCGCTCGCCGCGGGACTACCTTGACCGGCTCTACTTCGATACCCTCGTCCACGACTCCCGGGCGCTCGAATACCTAATCGCCTTCGCCGGTGTCGAGCATCTGGCTCTGGGATCGGACTATCCTTTTCCGCTCGGTGAGTCCGAGCCGGGTGCACTTATCCGGTCGCTGGAGTCGCTGCC
This region includes:
- a CDS encoding RidA family protein, with amino-acid sequence MTLSDQTIDSSRAPEPVGAYPHARRVGNLLFLSGIGPRKRGFRDIPGVTLDSEGRIVAYDIEAQCRSTFDNVRMVLEAAGAGWEDLVDVTVFLTNMKADFATFNRIYAEYFEAVRPTRTTVEVGALPTPIAVELKCIAVVKDR
- a CDS encoding 3-hydroxyanthranilate 3,4-dioxygenase yields the protein MPFHAINFRRWIDEHRHLLKPPVGNQTVYTGTENFIVMVVGGPNARSDYHYNETEEFFYQIEGDIVLKLIEDGKPVEVPLREGDIFLLPPKIPHSPQRPAGTVGLVMEVKRSPGMKDGIIWFCDHCQAKVYEEVFEMTDIVGQLKGIMERFYASEKLRTCKACGRVQPIPGR
- a CDS encoding amidohydrolase, with translation MASSQPFTADIHTHILPADLPDIGVRHGLEGFIRLEHSGPGCARMMQGSRVFRELKANSWDPEVRIAECDRAGVDLQVLSTIPVLFSYGAPALAALDLARHLNDHLASVVARYPDRFVGLGTVPLQEPDLAIAEMERCIRDLGLVGIEIGSHVNGWNLSAPELFPFFAAAERLSAALFVHPWDMMGRERMPDYWLPWLVGMPAEASLAICSLIFGGVLERLPRLRVAVAHGGGAFPFTFGRIERGWAVRPDLVAVDNPRSPRDYLDRLYFDTLVHDSRALEYLIAFAGVEHLALGSDYPFPLGESEPGALIRSLESLPDADKARLLGGTAREWLNIDSDATDHRRSLTS